A genomic window from Silene latifolia isolate original U9 population chromosome 11, ASM4854445v1, whole genome shotgun sequence includes:
- the LOC141612355 gene encoding phosphoinositide phospholipase C 6-like, with product MINKMEQKGNHHNYKMFMCFNRKFQINESRPPFDVVEAFSIYAKRGTHMDAAQFHRFLVEHQAEDETVFSEADAAHLLDEILHSRKHLIKFRTHALTLEDFFFYLFDDFNGPIKTKVNHDMTAPLQHYYIYTGHNSYLTGNQLSSDCSDVPIIKALQRGVRVIELDIWPNSAKDDVNVLHGRTLTTPVPLFKCLKSIEEYAFSASPYPVIITLEDHLTPDLQAKVAKMVTEVFGKMLYVPESKHLEQFPSPEELKYRIVLSTKPPKEYLEEKQSKEKGNTSPSPSTDETLQNNDAEDFSDTDHDSEENNDGKSGQEYKRLIAIRAGKPKSGVREALKSGLDNLKRLSLSEEELGRAAANYGLDVVRFTQRNFLRIYPKGTRIGSSNYKPLVAWMHGAQMVAFNMQGYDKSLWLMHGMFRSNGSCGYVKKPDFLITKGPNDEVFDPSVPVDVKKTLKVRVYMGDGWRLDFKKTHFDTFSPPDFYVKLHMLGVPADFAKHKTKVIEDDWAPVWDQEFEFKLTVPELALLQIEVREYDMSEKDDFGGQACLPVSELKSGIRSVHLFDRKGEKLPSVRLLMKFQFR from the exons ATGATAAATAAAATGGAACAAAAGGGAAATCATCACAATTACAAAATGTTCATGTGTTTTAATAGAAAATTTCAAATCAATGAATCAAGACCACCATTTGATGTAGTTGAGGCATTCTCAATTTACGCGAAACGAGGAACACACATGGACGCCGCGCAATTCCACCGTTTCCTGGTGGAACATCAGGCGGAGGACGAGACCGTATTTTCTGAAGCTGATGCTGCACACCTTCTTGATGAAATTCTTCATAGTCGTAAGCATTTGATCAAGTTTAGAACGCATGCTTTGACGCTTGAGGATTTCTTCTTTTATCTTTTTGATGATTTTAATGGTCCTATCAAAACCAAG GTGAACCATGATATGACAGCTCCATTGCAACATTACTACATATATACAGGCCATAATTCGTACTTGACGGGAAATCAACTCAGCAGTGACTGCAGTGATGTACCTATAATTAAGGCCTTGCAGCGCGGTGTCAGGGTTATTGAACTCGATATTTGGCCTAATTCTGCCAAAGATGATGTTAATGTTCTCCATGGAAG GACCTTGACTACTCCTGTGCCACTTTTCAAATGTCTGAAATCTATAGAGGAGTACGCGTTTTCTGCATCTCCATACCCTGTGATTATAACTCTTGAAGATCACCTGACTCCTGACCTCCAAGCCAAAGTTGCCAAG ATGGTGACGGAAGTATTTGGGAAGATGTTATACGTCCCTGAGAGCAAGCATTTGGAACAATTCCCTTCACCCGAGGAGTTAAAGTACAGAATTGTACTCTCAACAAAGCCACCAAAAGAATATCTCGAGGAAAAGCAAAGCAAAGAGAAGGGAAACACCTCACCAAGCCCATCTACTGACGAAACATTGCAGAATAATGACGCTGAAGATTTTAGTGATACTGATCATGATAGCGAAGAGAATAATGATGGTAAATCGGGTCAAGAATACAAACGTTTGATTGCCATTCGTGCAGGAAAGCCAAAAAGTGGGGTTAGGGAAGCGCTTAAGTCTGGCTTGGACAACCTTAAACGTCTTAGTTTAAGCGAGGAGGAGCTTGGAAGAGCTGCTGCCAATTATGGACTTGATGTTGTCAG ATTTACGCAGAGAAACTTTTTGAGGATTTATCCAAAGGGAACGCGCATTGGATCTTCAAATTACAAGCCATTAGTTGCATGGATGCATGGAGCTCAAATGGTTGCTTTCAATATGCAG GGATATGATAAATCCTTGTGGTTAATGCATGGGATGTTCAGATCTAATGGCAGCTGTGGATATGTCAAAAAACCTGATTTTCTTATCACTAAAGGTCCAAACGACGAGGTTTTCGACCCAAGTGTGCCAGTAGATGTCAAGAAAACCTTGAAAGTTAGGGTCTACATGGGAGACGGATGGCGTTTGGATTTCAAGAAGACTCACTTTGATACATTTTCTCCACCTGACTTCTATGTTAAG CTCCATATGCTTGGTGTTCCAGCTGATTTTGCTAAGCATAAAACAAAGGTGATTGAAGACGATTGGGCACCCGTTTGGGATCAGGAGTTCGAATTCAAGCTAACTGTACCAGAGCTAGCTCTGCTACAAATTGAAGTGAGGGAATACGACATGTCAGAGAAGGATGATTTCGGAGGGCAGGCGTGTCTGCCTGTTTCTGAGCTTAAGTCAGGGATTAGGTCGGTCCATCTCTTTGATCGAAAAGGAGAGAAACTCCCTTCTGTTAGACTCCTCATGAAGTTTCAGTTTCGGTAG